The stretch of DNA GTTTTTACGATTTTGTCAATCGGGAGGATTTCAGCTATTACTCCTCTGTCACTTTATTAACCTACAATAAGCTAAACCTGAAGGTACATTTGCGCAATGGGTTTTATACCTTCAGGTTAAGGCGCTAAGCGCATGTTTGGGCAGGCACGATTAGGCCACGTGTAGGCAATAAATGTCTGCCCGAATAAGCGCTAAGGGATAGCGATAAAATTCATTCTAATACACCTATATCGTACACCCCTTCTGGTTCCCTATCCTATTATGGTGAAAATCTTTAAATTGAAGCATATCTTATTGGTTTTTAGCTGGAAAAATCCCATTATTGTTATCAAAATAGCTAAAACATGGGGATATCGCCTACTTTGGAATCACCAAAATGGTCATTTGCTTCCAAACTTGGTTTTCGGTTTTTATTCGCTTATTTCAGGACGTCCCTATAATCGTTAAAAATGAAGATCAAAAAAGCCAAACCAGCAGATTGCCCAATCCTCACTCAAATTAGTAAAGCCGCCAAGGCGCACTGGGGTTATCCTGAAGAATGGTTAGCGATGTGGGAAGATGATCTCAGTATAAAGAAGGGCGATCTATCCCATTTCAGGGTATTCAAACTAACGGAGAAAGGCGTAATCCTGGGCTTTTCTGCCATCAGTGAAAAAGAAAACACACTGGCAATCGAACACCTATGGATACGGCCCCAACTCATTGGTAAAGGTCTGGGGAAATATTTACTGCAAAATTCGCTGGAAAAGGTAAGAACGGAAAGCCACACCACATTGACCGTCATTGCTGACCCCAATGCTGTGGGTTTTTATGAAAAATTCGGGTTTGAAACGGTTCAATTTATTCCCAGCAAACCGGAAGGCAGGCAGTTGCCTCTTATGTCGCTGGCGCTAGTCTAGCCCCAAGCCTTTGGGCTAGCTGTAGTAGCTCCTGCTGTAGGGTGACATTCTTATCCTTATTGTACCACTTTTGCAGCGAAAGGGATAATTCGGCATAAGGTGGACGGTTGGGGTCGGCTTTATATGCATCTACCAAGACTTGTGCAGGTGCCGGGCGAGCGCCCCAGGTGTCCACGACCGCCAGGCTTTCTTTTTCCAGGATAATCAATTTTGGGATAGCTCGACTCCCGTTGGTCAGGAATTGATCCATTAATTCTGGCAATTCATCTCGAAGGACCAAGGATAATTCAACCTGTGGCAATTGGCCCACCAAGGCATTAAATACGGGAACGATCTGGGCCGCATCGCCACACCAGGCCTCGGTTATCACCAACCAGACATATTCACCAGGAATTGCGCTAAAGGCTTCTACCAAGGTAGGATCCAGTGCCACCTTTTTGTCCAAACGCGACATGCGCTGCAAGTTCATTTTGGTGTAATGCGCCATCGTTTCACTTTGGTTAGGGCCAGTTGTTTTACCCGCTTCTACCAATTCCGTCATCAATTTAAAGTAGGCAGGGTAAGTCATCCCCGCTTCTAAACTTCGTTCTAGTAAGGCTTTCATATTTGTTCCTTTTTTTAAAATTC from Saprospiraceae bacterium encodes:
- a CDS encoding GNAT family N-acetyltransferase, with translation MKIKKAKPADCPILTQISKAAKAHWGYPEEWLAMWEDDLSIKKGDLSHFRVFKLTEKGVILGFSAISEKENTLAIEHLWIRPQLIGKGLGKYLLQNSLEKVRTESHTTLTVIADPNAVGFYEKFGFETVQFIPSKPEGRQLPLMSLALV
- a CDS encoding thioredoxin family protein, translating into MKALLERSLEAGMTYPAYFKLMTELVEAGKTTGPNQSETMAHYTKMNLQRMSRLDKKVALDPTLVEAFSAIPGEYVWLVITEAWCGDAAQIVPVFNALVGQLPQVELSLVLRDELPELMDQFLTNGSRAIPKLIILEKESLAVVDTWGARPAPAQVLVDAYKADPNRPPYAELSLSLQKWYNKDKNVTLQQELLQLAQRLGARLAPAT